In Parcubacteria group bacterium, a genomic segment contains:
- the galU gene encoding UTP--glucose-1-phosphate uridylyltransferase GalU: protein MKKQQTIRKAIIPVAGFGTRFLPATKAQPKEMLTLVDKPVIQYIVEEAVASGITDIILVTGQNKRAIEDHFDRNFELEYRLKQKGKFEALDELEAITNLANFYYVRQKTPLGDGHAVLQAKDLVAPDEPVAVLFGDDIVVGKTPALKQLIDVYERYQDVVLAVDRVPKSEVESYGIIDVASSNGKTHEIQGFVEKPSPKNAPSNLAWIGKCIITHEIFGILSNMKRGKSGEIRLADAFALLLKKRTLYACELEGQRFDCGSKLGFLKATVAFGLAHPELKRDFAKYLKSIRIK, encoded by the coding sequence ATGAAAAAACAGCAGACCATACGGAAAGCGATTATCCCGGTGGCAGGGTTTGGCACGCGATTTTTGCCCGCAACCAAGGCCCAGCCAAAGGAAATGCTCACATTGGTTGATAAGCCGGTCATCCAATACATTGTTGAGGAAGCGGTTGCCTCGGGCATCACGGACATCATCCTCGTCACCGGCCAGAACAAACGCGCCATTGAGGACCACTTTGACCGCAACTTTGAACTGGAGTACCGCTTAAAGCAGAAAGGGAAGTTTGAAGCCCTGGATGAGCTGGAGGCAATCACCAACCTCGCGAACTTCTACTACGTGCGCCAAAAGACCCCGCTCGGAGACGGGCACGCCGTTCTGCAGGCAAAAGACCTGGTTGCCCCGGATGAGCCGGTTGCCGTGCTCTTCGGAGACGACATCGTGGTGGGAAAAACTCCTGCCTTAAAACAACTCATTGATGTATACGAAAGATACCAAGACGTGGTCCTGGCCGTTGACCGCGTGCCAAAGAGCGAGGTGGAAAGCTATGGCATTATTGATGTTGCGTCAAGCAACGGAAAAACGCATGAGATACAAGGCTTTGTGGAAAAACCGAGCCCCAAAAACGCCCCCTCCAACCTCGCGTGGATCGGAAAGTGCATCATCACGCACGAAATCTTTGGCATCCTCTCCAACATGAAGCGCGGCAAGAGCGGGGAAATCAGGCTTGCGGACGCGTTCGCTCTCCTGCTCAAAAAACGCACGCTCTACGCCTGCGAACTGGAAGGCCAACGTTTTGACTGCGGCTCTAAACTCGGATTCCTCAAAGCAACGGTCGCGTTCGGCCTCGCGCACCCGGAGCTCAAGCGTGACTTCGCAAAATACCTAAAAAGTATTAGAATAAAGTAG
- a CDS encoding UDP-N-acetylmuramate dehydrogenase: MKPKKNIKLADLTTIKLGGIAEEFVAVETIDELKKALQYADKKNMPVWILSGGSNTVFKDEGFNGLVVKVDLKGVKFKASDGYTFVAAAAGEIWDDVVKKAIAKNLVGIEALSGIPGSVGGTPIQNVGAYGQEVSDVIFHVKALDRRTLKEASFTNGQCEFGYRMSRFKGYSKDRYIITEVTYRLFNGAKPVVHYAQLSDKLTGLFGTLDVSLKQIRKAVLALRKSKSMVLDSRDPNSRSCGSFFTNPVLSQKEFAALSARWHASRKQVAEEIPFFETSEHRIKVPAAWLIEHAGFQRGHAHGAVGISENHTLALVNRNGTTEELLEFAGVIRTAVRQKFGITLELEPIIAE; this comes from the coding sequence ATGAAGCCAAAGAAGAACATCAAGCTAGCTGATTTAACCACTATAAAACTCGGCGGAATTGCCGAGGAATTTGTTGCGGTTGAAACGATTGATGAACTAAAGAAGGCTTTGCAGTATGCGGACAAGAAGAATATGCCGGTGTGGATCCTCTCCGGCGGCAGCAACACCGTCTTCAAGGACGAGGGGTTTAACGGCCTGGTCGTCAAAGTTGATTTGAAAGGCGTCAAATTCAAAGCCAGTGACGGGTACACGTTTGTTGCCGCGGCAGCGGGCGAGATCTGGGATGATGTCGTGAAGAAGGCAATTGCCAAAAATCTTGTGGGCATTGAGGCACTTTCCGGCATTCCGGGTTCGGTAGGCGGAACTCCCATCCAGAACGTGGGTGCGTACGGCCAGGAAGTTTCTGACGTCATTTTCCACGTCAAAGCCTTGGACCGCAGGACGCTCAAAGAGGCGAGCTTCACCAACGGGCAGTGCGAGTTCGGGTACCGGATGAGCCGGTTCAAGGGGTACAGCAAGGACAGGTACATCATCACCGAAGTCACGTACCGCCTATTCAATGGGGCAAAGCCGGTTGTCCACTACGCCCAGCTTTCAGACAAGCTCACGGGCCTGTTTGGCACATTGGATGTCAGCCTGAAACAGATCCGCAAAGCGGTGTTGGCGCTGCGCAAGTCAAAATCAATGGTGCTGGATTCGCGCGACCCGAACTCGCGTTCCTGCGGGTCGTTCTTCACCAATCCTGTACTCTCGCAGAAAGAATTTGCCGCGCTCTCGGCGCGGTGGCACGCAAGCCGCAAGCAGGTTGCCGAAGAAATCCCGTTTTTTGAAACCAGCGAGCACCGCATCAAGGTTCCGGCTGCCTGGCTCATAGAGCATGCGGGCTTCCAGAGGGGGCATGCGCACGGAGCGGTCGGGATTTCCGAAAACCACACCCTGGCTTTGGTGAATCGCAACGGCACTACAGAAGAGCTTCTGGAGTTTGCCGGGGTTATCCGCACTGCGGTCCGCCAGAAGTTCGGCATCACCTTGGAGTTAGAGCCGATTATCGCGGAGTAA
- a CDS encoding extracellular solute-binding protein codes for MAKIKTTKLLAFLLVLPLLGLGCKGSGTVSKDALAPVTLKYWRVFDEPSDFTDVIAAFKQTYPHINVSVRKLRIEEYEDAIIRALAEGNGPDIISVHAAQLKQYQNLLSPMPQSATLPATIIENNNKRSVMLQTVKLPSSQDLRTAFIDTVATDVMLGGQIYGLPLSVDTMVLYYNRQLLNQANVPAAPRTWEEFKEAVKVLTTQDQNGNIIQSGAALGGARNINRSPDILAALMMQNGTEMTRSGRVAFNEVPASLSSSSVAPGRDALRFYTDFASPAKEVYAWNENLPESLDAFANSQLALFFGYAYHLPLIRSLAPGIDLGITKLPQIAAAGRQVNIANYWFEGVTKQSEHKDEAWGFIQFAASEQGAALFLAKSGKPTALRSLIASQRANPELAPFADQLLTAQNWYHGGNAAAMEEALRTAISQVVAGSLEPDAAIDQAAQNVGLTY; via the coding sequence ATGGCAAAAATAAAAACAACCAAACTCCTCGCCTTTCTCCTGGTGCTCCCGCTCTTGGGCCTCGGGTGCAAAGGGTCGGGAACCGTATCCAAAGACGCGCTTGCGCCCGTAACGTTAAAGTACTGGCGCGTGTTTGATGAACCGAGCGACTTTACGGACGTGATCGCCGCGTTCAAACAGACCTACCCCCACATCAACGTAAGCGTGCGCAAACTGCGGATTGAGGAGTACGAAGATGCCATCATCCGCGCCCTGGCAGAGGGCAACGGGCCGGACATCATCTCTGTGCACGCGGCCCAGCTCAAGCAGTACCAGAATCTGCTCTCCCCTATGCCGCAAAGCGCCACCCTGCCCGCAACCATCATTGAGAACAACAACAAGAGGTCTGTAATGCTCCAAACCGTCAAACTGCCGAGCAGCCAAGACCTGCGGACCGCATTCATTGATACCGTCGCAACCGACGTCATGTTGGGCGGGCAAATCTACGGCCTGCCGCTCTCGGTTGACACTATGGTGCTCTACTACAACCGCCAGCTCTTAAACCAGGCAAACGTCCCCGCAGCTCCCCGCACATGGGAGGAGTTTAAGGAAGCGGTCAAGGTTCTCACCACCCAGGACCAGAACGGCAACATCATCCAGTCAGGCGCAGCCCTGGGAGGGGCGCGCAACATCAACCGCAGCCCGGACATCCTCGCGGCGCTTATGATGCAGAACGGCACGGAGATGACCCGGTCGGGCCGCGTCGCCTTTAACGAAGTTCCGGCGAGCCTCTCAAGTTCGTCCGTGGCGCCCGGGCGGGACGCGCTGCGCTTTTACACGGACTTCGCGTCCCCAGCCAAGGAAGTGTACGCCTGGAACGAGAACCTGCCCGAGTCTTTGGACGCATTCGCAAACAGCCAGCTCGCGCTCTTCTTTGGGTATGCCTACCACTTGCCGCTCATCCGTTCCCTGGCTCCGGGCATTGACCTTGGCATCACCAAACTCCCCCAGATAGCAGCCGCCGGCCGCCAGGTGAACATTGCCAATTACTGGTTTGAGGGCGTCACCAAGCAGTCCGAACATAAGGACGAGGCATGGGGCTTTATCCAGTTCGCCGCATCAGAACAAGGCGCGGCTCTGTTCCTCGCAAAATCCGGCAAGCCGACCGCCCTGCGCAGCCTCATTGCCAGCCAGCGGGCCAATCCGGAACTGGCCCCGTTTGCGGACCAGCTCTTAACGGCCCAAAACTGGTACCACGGCGGAAACGCCGCTGCCATGGAAGAAGCGCTCCGCACCGCCATTAGCCAGGTGGTCGCGGGGAGCCTGGAGCCTGACGCCGCCATTGACCAGGCCGCCCAAAATGTCGGCTTAACGTACTGA
- a CDS encoding TrbC/VirB2 family protein, translating to MPYLLPIVALLALLVPEPAAADSLLRICTATGNCGVCDVVATAVTLGKWLITGSAGLALVVIVWASVGLATSAGNPEKIGEAKKQVVWSVLGVGLVFAAFYLVMWIVIAFANPSNQFKYAKNPSDAAVAETGGLAGFLGGTAWWNLCSEADLRANGDRARSADNITADCKYWGDGTPCKTNRKSICLSGTCTPVGDSKVQASITALGGYPLPTDPSACDYVAAVDRVFENYSCQPNAACNPEKIEKGFCPPGGTVCCEPSTFTPRVRPTAAPEVLVPTAPGVPGAGGDEMAIRTTLGNAGIEVNKAPCPDILTSTDCTSVAGLSQSTVNKLIEAHTTYNGRIYITGGTERGPHAQNTTHGNQNVVDIRNKQEARDALDQMGLVRMTSFSNGYARGSNWYICDTNGQAVSCGTASHLHVEF from the coding sequence ATGCCGTACCTCCTGCCCATCGTAGCGCTGCTCGCACTGCTGGTTCCCGAACCCGCAGCAGCAGACTCCCTGCTCCGAATCTGCACCGCAACCGGCAACTGCGGGGTGTGCGATGTGGTGGCAACCGCAGTCACGCTCGGCAAGTGGCTCATTACCGGATCAGCCGGACTAGCCTTGGTGGTGATTGTGTGGGCATCAGTCGGGCTCGCAACGAGCGCCGGAAACCCGGAAAAAATAGGGGAAGCCAAAAAACAGGTCGTGTGGTCCGTGCTCGGAGTGGGATTGGTGTTCGCGGCGTTCTATTTGGTGATGTGGATTGTCATTGCGTTCGCAAACCCCTCCAACCAGTTCAAGTACGCAAAAAATCCGTCCGATGCCGCGGTTGCCGAAACCGGAGGCTTGGCCGGTTTTCTGGGCGGGACCGCATGGTGGAACCTGTGCAGCGAGGCTGATTTGCGCGCAAACGGCGACCGAGCAAGGTCCGCGGACAATATAACCGCGGACTGCAAGTACTGGGGAGACGGCACGCCCTGCAAGACAAACCGCAAGAGCATCTGCTTGAGCGGAACGTGCACGCCAGTCGGAGACAGCAAAGTTCAGGCGAGCATAACCGCGCTCGGCGGATACCCCCTTCCAACAGACCCGTCCGCGTGCGACTATGTGGCCGCGGTTGACCGCGTGTTTGAAAACTACTCGTGCCAGCCGAATGCCGCATGCAATCCGGAAAAAATAGAAAAGGGGTTCTGCCCTCCCGGAGGCACAGTGTGCTGCGAGCCGTCCACCTTCACCCCGCGGGTGCGGCCAACCGCGGCCCCAGAGGTTTTGGTTCCAACGGCGCCCGGAGTACCCGGAGCTGGAGGTGATGAAATGGCAATCCGCACGACACTCGGAAATGCGGGCATAGAAGTCAATAAAGCCCCTTGTCCGGACATCCTTACCTCAACCGACTGCACGTCAGTCGCCGGACTGTCGCAGAGCACGGTTAATAAACTGATTGAAGCCCACACCACATACAACGGGCGCATCTACATTACCGGAGGGACCGAGCGAGGCCCCCATGCCCAAAACACCACGCACGGCAATCAGAACGTGGTTGATATCCGCAACAAGCAAGAGGCGCGAGATGCCCTGGATCAGATGGGGCTCGTGCGCATGACCTCGTTTTCAAACGGCTATGCGAGGGGCTCCAACTGGTACATCTGCGACACCAACGGCCAGGCTGTAAGCTGTGGTACTGCAAGCCACTTACACGTAGAATTTTAA